In one window of Plasmodium berghei ANKA genome assembly, chromosome: 14 DNA:
- a CDS encoding arginine--tRNA ligase, putative, with translation MECLIKRVKQIFQSSIQKCFPTISEEAVVTYANMKFGHFQCNNAINIYKKYGKELNFENAHKVSLSIIENINENLFDDINASPQGFITVKISKDYIEKSLLKLYKNNKININVDMDEIHDGNNAKYENVLIDFSSPNIAKEMHVGHLRSTILGDSICKIFEFLKVKTHRINHVGDWGTQFGMIINYVITNYPNYKEEMPELKSLTLLYQEAKKCYDNDKDFEIKSKEYAIKLQEHDEDCRYIWTKICEASKKEFDNLYNILDIKLEYYGESFYIPKIPSTLEILKDKNLLTNIGDALCYKSEKYTVPLFLQKSNGGYGYDSTDIAALYYRLKVLNVDSIIYVTDNGQLSHFETLFELCKQAEWVDDNVKLIHVGFGLVLNTDNKKFKTRSGTNIKLINLINEGTERAKKDLMERIKLKSDEEKNYFEGIDIDKLSQDICVSAIKYFDIKQHRNTDYKFSYDNMLSIKGNTGLYIIYAYSRICSIFRKSDVNIEELVPDELNLINQYEINLGLHILKFPDVFYFILKNMLTHKLAEYTYDLTTTFTTFYENCKVLNSENTKSRLILCSITKSLLYICLQLLGMKAIEKL, from the exons atggAATGTTTAATTAAGAGGGTTAAACAGATTTTCCAAAGCTCAATTCAAAAATGCTTTCCAACAATAAGCGAAGAAGCAGTTGTTACATATGCTAACATGAAATTTGGGCATTTCCAAT GTAACAATGccataaatatttacaaaaaatatggaaagGAACTAAATTTCGAAAATGCCCATAAAGTATCATTATCAATAATAGagaatataaatgaaaatttgtTCGATGATATAAATGCATCACCCCAAGGTTTTATAACAGTGAAGATATCAAAAGATTATATTGAAAAgtcattattaaaattatataaaaataacaaaataaatataaatgtcGATATGGATGAAATTCATGATGGAAATAATGCGAAATACGAAAATGTATTGATTGATTTTTCTTCACCAAATATTGCAAAAGAAATGCATGTTGGTCATTTAAGATCAACCATATTAGGAGATAGTATTTgcaaaatatttgaatttttaaaagtgAAAACACATAGAATTAACCATGTTGGTGATTGGGGAACACAATTTGGTAtgattataaattatgtaaTTACAAACTATCCAAATTATAAAGAGGAAATGCCAGAATTAAAAAGTTTGACCCTTTTATATCAAGaagcaaaaaaatgttatgataatgataaggattttgaaataaaatcaaaagAATATGCAATAAAATTACAAGAACACGATGAAGATTGTAGATATATTTGGACTAAAATATGTGAAGCTAGTAAAAAGGAATTTGacaatttatataacatattAGATATTAAATTAGAATATTATGGTGAATCCTTTTATATTCCAAAGATACCAAGCACATTggaaattttaaaagataagaatttattaacaaatattGGCGATGCTTTATGTTATAAATCTGAAAAATATACTGTTCcgttatttttacaaaaatcaAATGGAGGATATGGTTATGACTCGACTGATATAGCAGCATTATATTATAGGTTAAAAGTATTAAATGTAGACtctattatttatgttacTGATAATGGGCAGTTATCCCATTTTGAAAcattatttgaattatgCAAGCAAGCAGAATGGGTTGATGATAATGTAAAATTGATTCATGTTGGATTTGGCTTAGTTTTAAATACAGATAACAAGAAATTTAAAACAAGAAGTGGAACAAATATAAAGCTAATAAATTTGATCAATGAGGGCACTGAAAGGGCAAAGAAGGATTTAATGGAGAGAATCAAGTTAAAAAGcgatgaagaaaaaaattatttcgaGG GTATCGATATAGACAAGTTGAGTCAAGATATATGCGTAAGCGCCATAAAATACTTTGATATTAAACAACATAGAAATACAGATTATAAGTTTTCCTATGACAATATGCTAAGCATAAAAG gaAATACCGGACtttacataatatatgcatattcaCGAATATGTTCAATTTTCAGAAAATCGGATGTAAATATTGAAGAATTAGTGCCAg AcgaattaaatttaattaatcaGTACGAAATAAACTTAGgattacatattttaaaattccccgatgttttttattttatcttaaaaaatatgctaaCACATAA GCTAGCCGAATATACCTATGATTTAACAACGACATTTACCACcttttatgaaaattgCAAAGTGTTGAATAGCGAAAATACAAAGTCAAGACTAATTTTATGTTCCATAACAAAATCATTGTTATAT ATTTGTTTACAATTGCTAGGTATGAAAGCAATTGAAAAGTTATAA